The Limnochorda sp. LNt genome includes a region encoding these proteins:
- a CDS encoding carbohydrate ABC transporter permease has protein sequence MLPAMVAMAAVVAYPLVRVIWLSFRSATLFSIGPATSENYRVLFQDSTFWEALRNTAVWTGSTTVAEAALGLVAALIANATFPGRDAVRGAILFPYMLPKVIVAMVWMFMFNDIFGVANHLLLAAGLIQEPVSWFSRPETAMAGVAIVGIWKFFPFCFISILAGLQTIPQELYEAARVDGASKWREFTSITLPSIAPVVVMVLLVRAIWNYNEFDLIYLITKGGPLGSTTTLPLLSYQQAYSYYDIGTAAATGVLMLLMLGSFAAVMVLFYQWVERRFQ, from the coding sequence GTGCTGCCTGCCATGGTGGCGATGGCGGCCGTTGTCGCCTATCCGTTGGTCCGCGTCATATGGTTGAGCTTCCGGTCTGCGACCCTCTTCAGCATTGGTCCTGCGACTTCGGAAAACTATAGAGTCCTGTTCCAAGATTCCACTTTCTGGGAGGCCCTGCGCAACACCGCCGTATGGACTGGGTCAACCACCGTTGCTGAGGCAGCGCTGGGCTTGGTGGCCGCGTTGATAGCAAACGCAACGTTTCCGGGGCGCGACGCGGTGCGCGGGGCGATCCTCTTTCCGTACATGCTCCCAAAGGTCATCGTCGCGATGGTCTGGATGTTCATGTTCAACGACATATTCGGGGTCGCCAATCACCTTCTGCTAGCAGCCGGCCTAATTCAAGAACCGGTGTCCTGGTTTTCCAGACCCGAGACGGCGATGGCAGGCGTTGCAATCGTCGGTATATGGAAGTTCTTCCCTTTCTGTTTTATCTCCATTCTGGCAGGGCTGCAAACCATCCCCCAAGAGCTCTATGAGGCGGCACGGGTGGACGGCGCAAGTAAGTGGCGGGAATTCACCTCCATTACACTGCCTTCCATCGCTCCGGTAGTCGTTATGGTTCTCCTGGTCAGGGCCATCTGGAACTACAATGAGTTTGACCTCATTTACTTGATTACCAAGGGCGGGCCATTGGGTTCCACCACGACCTTGCCTCTCCTTTCGTATCAACAAGCATACAGCTACTACGACATTGGCACAGCCGCTGCAACTGGCGTTCTGATGCTTCTTATGTTAGGGTCTTTCGCTGCTGTCATGGTGCTCTTTTACCAGTGGGTTGAGAGAAGGTTCCAGTAA
- a CDS encoding ABC transporter substrate-binding protein has protein sequence MVGYSVGTLNRVLVPIMVAAIALCAATVGVSAEQPKVLRFLTTETDPPSLEVYYQVIAEFQKAHPDTVVLLETATFADRVLILATQVASGVAPDVAQVNVDEIVGYARQGKLLALDDIVSRVGRQDFYPGALIDVDGHIYALPYAGDSDVLWVRKDLAKQHGVVLPRNWDEWLDYARRLTLDTNGDGRIDIYGTAVPASLTGKTDDVMQEILWASGWQTFDADYRVVYDHPRSVRALEFLGRLAAYSPPGIASYSFYETLDGFASTRIASALYPGRMLSHLAANNPRLLESTGAMPLPAGPVLQTSYVNWNSYVVFSSTKHPEEAKAFLEFLVTGDRAIRFVNTVPGHNLPPLRSLAHDDRLRSHPLLQQHPDIASVLFAAVEAAIPLGAAGIFDSAGNRRETFLITNPYATATRQEVILPQVLQMHILRNVPASEAVRWGHRELLRVKERVDRLAPKW, from the coding sequence ATGGTGGGTTACTCGGTTGGCACACTGAATCGTGTCCTGGTGCCAATCATGGTTGCGGCAATTGCGCTGTGCGCGGCAACTGTAGGAGTCTCGGCAGAGCAGCCGAAGGTCCTTCGCTTCCTTACCACCGAAACAGATCCACCCTCTCTGGAAGTTTACTACCAGGTGATAGCCGAGTTTCAGAAGGCCCATCCTGACACTGTGGTACTCTTGGAGACAGCCACTTTCGCGGATCGTGTCCTGATCCTGGCCACCCAGGTCGCCTCCGGGGTGGCCCCGGATGTGGCACAGGTCAATGTGGACGAGATCGTGGGCTACGCGCGCCAGGGCAAGCTGCTGGCGCTCGACGACATTGTCTCCCGCGTCGGCAGGCAAGACTTCTACCCCGGCGCTCTGATCGACGTCGATGGCCACATTTATGCTCTGCCTTATGCGGGAGATAGCGATGTTTTGTGGGTAAGGAAGGATCTGGCGAAACAACACGGGGTAGTCCTGCCACGCAACTGGGACGAGTGGCTCGACTACGCCAGGCGCCTGACCCTTGATACGAACGGGGACGGACGCATCGACATCTACGGAACGGCTGTCCCGGCATCACTCACGGGCAAGACCGACGACGTCATGCAGGAGATTCTTTGGGCCTCGGGGTGGCAGACTTTCGACGCCGACTATCGCGTGGTGTACGACCACCCGCGGTCAGTGCGAGCCCTGGAGTTCCTCGGCCGCCTTGCCGCCTACTCGCCGCCAGGCATCGCCTCATACAGCTTCTACGAGACGCTGGACGGGTTTGCCTCTACCAGAATTGCCAGTGCACTGTACCCTGGAAGAATGCTATCGCACCTCGCAGCGAATAATCCGCGGCTGCTCGAGTCCACCGGCGCTATGCCATTACCAGCGGGTCCCGTGCTTCAAACGAGCTACGTCAATTGGAACAGCTACGTGGTCTTCTCATCGACTAAGCATCCCGAGGAAGCAAAAGCCTTCCTCGAGTTTCTTGTCACAGGCGACCGCGCGATTCGGTTTGTCAACACTGTACCCGGGCATAACCTGCCACCGCTCCGGAGCCTCGCTCACGACGATCGCCTCCGAAGCCACCCTCTCCTACAACAGCACCCCGACATCGCGAGCGTCTTGTTTGCCGCAGTCGAAGCCGCCATCCCGCTCGGCGCGGCCGGGATCTTCGACAGCGCGGGGAATCGCAGGGAGACCTTCCTCATCACGAATCCGTATGCCACCGCAACACGACAGGAGGTGATCCTCCCGCAGGTGCTTCAAATGCATATCCTTCGCAACGTCCCGGCCAGTGAAGCCGTGCGTTGGGGGCACAGGGAACTCCTCCGGGTCAAGGAGCGCGTCGACCGGCTCGCGCCGAAATGGTAA
- a CDS encoding IS110 family RNA-guided transposase gives MAHLLCVGVDVALKQNRARFLDDTETDRGRLAFPNDAGGAVSLVAQTCRLLTRHQIPRVRFGLEATSFYGWHLALYLTKAPELEPFAPEVYLFNARTIDAYKKTYPDLPKTDWVDAYVLADRVRIGRLPRPFAYDDRYLPLQRLTRHRYFLVKQLVRHKNYFLGYLFLKCSRLVQACPISDPLGAAGRELVLAYPSAEDLAAASLDELARFLVDKSRNKFYNPYDVAKALQAAAKHSYRLPERLQDPVNRILASTLQIIRDLEREIRQTSRAIEREMHGVPCPLLSIPGIGPVFGAGILAEIGDVFNFPDDDALAKFAGLTWREHASGEFEGEDKPLSRTGNPYLRYYLVEAANSVRRYAPEYQAYYERKFREATRHHHKRALVLTARKLVRLVYALLRTGRAYTGTRKEACPA, from the coding sequence ATGGCCCACCTGCTGTGCGTCGGCGTCGATGTGGCCCTCAAGCAAAACCGGGCCCGTTTCCTCGACGACACCGAGACCGACCGCGGCCGCCTGGCCTTTCCCAACGACGCTGGCGGCGCCGTCAGTCTGGTGGCTCAGACCTGCCGGCTGCTCACGCGCCACCAGATTCCCCGGGTCCGCTTCGGCCTGGAGGCCACGAGCTTCTACGGCTGGCATCTGGCCCTCTACCTCACCAAAGCGCCGGAGCTGGAACCCTTCGCTCCCGAGGTCTACCTCTTCAATGCCCGCACCATCGACGCGTACAAGAAGACCTACCCCGACCTACCCAAGACCGACTGGGTCGACGCCTACGTGCTGGCCGACCGGGTTCGCATCGGACGGCTGCCGCGGCCGTTCGCTTACGACGACCGGTATCTCCCCCTGCAGCGCCTGACCCGGCACCGCTACTTTCTCGTCAAGCAGCTCGTGCGCCACAAGAACTACTTTCTGGGCTACCTCTTCCTCAAATGTAGCCGCCTGGTGCAGGCCTGCCCCATCTCCGACCCCCTGGGAGCCGCCGGCCGGGAGCTGGTCCTCGCTTACCCCTCGGCCGAAGACCTGGCCGCCGCTTCCCTGGACGAGCTGGCCCGGTTTCTCGTGGACAAGAGCCGCAACAAGTTCTACAACCCCTACGACGTCGCCAAAGCCCTCCAAGCGGCCGCCAAACACTCCTACCGCCTGCCCGAACGCTTACAGGACCCGGTCAACCGCATCCTGGCCTCCACGCTCCAGATCATCCGGGACCTGGAGCGGGAGATCCGGCAGACCTCCCGGGCCATCGAGCGGGAGATGCATGGCGTCCCCTGCCCGCTGCTCTCCATCCCGGGCATCGGGCCGGTCTTTGGGGCTGGCATCCTGGCCGAGATCGGGGACGTGTTCAACTTCCCCGACGACGACGCCCTGGCCAAGTTCGCCGGGCTCACCTGGCGAGAACATGCCTCGGGCGAGTTCGAAGGCGAAGACAAGCCGCTGAGCCGTACGGGTAACCCCTACTTGCGCTACTACCTGGTCGAGGCGGCCAACAGCGTGCGGAGGTACGCGCCCGAATACCAAGCCTACTACGAGCGCAAGTTCCGGGAAGCGACCCGGCATCATCACAAGCGCGCGCTGGTGCTCACCGCGCGGAAACTGGTCCGGCTCGTCTATGCCCTGCTGCGCACCGGACGAGCCTATACCGGGACCCGGAAGGAGGCCTGCCCGGCCTGA
- a CDS encoding enolase C-terminal domain-like protein: MKIVDLRARTVAIPLSAQLRHNTGVHPGYFVRTILELVTDEGVVGLGEVGGGDQQLALLRLKPRILGLDPFHLEVIKRKVLRSIYYISNARLYGAIEMACLDIQGKVLGRPISDLLGGRVRDRIPMIAYLFWRYDRPGGGDDQRAEDLADFCEELHGTLGIKAMKLKAGVMDPDEEARVLELCRERLGPRFGLRIDPNGVWSVPTAVRIGRRLESIGLEYYEDPAWGLEGNAAVRRQVRIPIATNMYPNRFDDLGPAVRMGAVDIILADLHYWEGPRGVKDLVAVCRTFQLGVAMHSGSEFGVELAAMLHTAATIPEMTFAVDAHYHYLTDDIIAGGPFRYEDGCIRVPTGPGLGVELDEEKMRYYQQFYEEKGDYYARFHQDPRRPEWYPMIGAW; the protein is encoded by the coding sequence ATGAAGATCGTCGACTTGCGTGCACGTACCGTTGCGATTCCGTTGAGTGCTCAGCTGCGCCACAATACCGGGGTACACCCAGGGTACTTCGTGCGCACGATTCTTGAGTTGGTTACAGATGAAGGTGTGGTCGGCCTCGGGGAAGTCGGCGGGGGCGACCAACAACTCGCCCTTTTGCGTCTCAAGCCTCGCATTCTGGGATTGGACCCGTTCCATCTCGAGGTCATCAAGCGGAAGGTGTTACGCAGCATCTATTATATCTCCAACGCACGGCTGTATGGCGCCATCGAGATGGCCTGCCTCGACATCCAGGGCAAGGTGCTCGGGCGACCTATCAGCGATCTTCTGGGCGGAAGGGTACGGGACCGGATTCCCATGATCGCATACCTATTCTGGCGCTACGATCGGCCAGGTGGCGGCGACGACCAGCGTGCGGAGGACCTGGCTGATTTCTGTGAAGAGCTTCACGGGACCTTGGGAATCAAGGCCATGAAGTTGAAAGCAGGTGTCATGGATCCTGACGAGGAGGCTCGCGTGCTCGAGCTTTGCCGCGAGCGACTCGGGCCCCGCTTTGGCTTGCGCATCGATCCTAACGGGGTATGGTCGGTGCCGACTGCCGTGCGGATCGGCCGCCGCCTCGAGTCGATCGGGTTGGAGTACTACGAGGATCCGGCATGGGGGCTTGAGGGTAACGCGGCCGTACGAAGACAGGTACGTATCCCTATCGCTACAAACATGTATCCGAACCGATTCGACGATCTCGGGCCGGCAGTGCGCATGGGTGCGGTCGACATCATTCTGGCCGACCTGCACTACTGGGAAGGACCTCGAGGGGTCAAAGATCTGGTCGCGGTCTGCAGGACCTTCCAGCTCGGCGTCGCAATGCATTCGGGTAGCGAGTTTGGCGTCGAGCTCGCGGCAATGCTCCACACAGCGGCCACCATTCCAGAAATGACCTTCGCGGTGGACGCCCATTATCATTATCTGACCGACGATATCATCGCGGGAGGCCCTTTCCGCTATGAAGACGGTTGCATCAGGGTACCCACAGGGCCCGGGCTCGGGGTGGAGCTGGACGAAGAGAAGATGCGCTACTACCAGCAATTCTACGAGGAGAAAGGTGACTACTACGCCCGGTTCCATCAAGACCCACGGCGCCCGGAGTGGTACCCGATGATCGGAGCCTGGTAA
- a CDS encoding RraA family protein: MGDVRMNLEKLQALREQLPDVHFPIPEEELLARYEALYTGAVSDVLRELALTDQALPPSIHPLRDEMKVAGFAFTIRSVVDPTLKGEMETRVEMLEHIRPNTVCVWNANGDDDAAHWGEVMTATAKKRGCKGAVVDGGLRDTAQVLAQNFPVWYRYRSPNGTLSRCKITGYQVPVKIGKVIVRPGDLIFGDIDGVVVVPRELAYDVLLRAEEIKAGERIIREWVSQGMSTSDIAKRGGYF, encoded by the coding sequence ATGGGCGACGTGCGCATGAACCTGGAGAAACTGCAGGCGTTGCGCGAACAGCTTCCGGACGTGCATTTCCCTATACCCGAGGAAGAGTTGCTGGCACGGTACGAGGCGCTCTACACGGGCGCGGTGAGCGATGTCTTGCGGGAACTGGCATTGACGGACCAGGCCCTTCCTCCCAGTATCCATCCCCTTCGCGACGAAATGAAGGTGGCCGGTTTCGCGTTCACGATCCGGAGCGTAGTAGACCCGACCCTAAAAGGGGAGATGGAGACTCGGGTGGAGATGCTTGAGCACATTCGACCCAACACAGTCTGCGTATGGAACGCGAACGGCGATGATGACGCCGCCCACTGGGGTGAAGTAATGACGGCCACCGCCAAAAAGCGGGGCTGCAAAGGTGCCGTGGTCGACGGAGGGCTCCGTGATACTGCGCAGGTGCTGGCACAGAACTTCCCGGTATGGTATCGCTACCGCTCGCCCAATGGCACGCTCTCACGATGCAAGATTACCGGCTACCAGGTCCCTGTCAAGATAGGCAAGGTGATCGTTCGTCCCGGGGATCTCATCTTTGGGGATATCGACGGAGTCGTCGTGGTACCCCGAGAGCTCGCGTACGATGTGCTGCTGAGGGCCGAGGAGATCAAGGCAGGCGAGCGCATCATCCGCGAGTGGGTCAGCCAGGGGATGTCGACGTCCGATATCGCTAAGAGGGGCGGCTACTTCTGA
- a CDS encoding IclR family transcriptional regulator: MANDYRVPVIDRMMQIIGYLESRPHGDTLANITRRLGIPKTTAYRILNTLMTYRLVEHDAGLGVYRLGLGLLRIAGAVIQSLDLFSVSRPIMEQLSARLRESCKLSVRDGDGALVVAVVQTPRSYGVSSQVGSRFPLHAGAASKVILAHMPESELQQLVERGLRAYTSQTITDPSKLRQVLADVRRQGWAEDVGEYVEGVRAVAAPVYDAFGRLVAALSVPFLASATPERVLEIRQAVIGAANQISVELGIRGQQTEAGRRWGGVGPPVY; the protein is encoded by the coding sequence GTGGCCAATGACTATCGCGTACCGGTGATCGACCGGATGATGCAGATTATCGGTTATCTCGAGAGCCGCCCGCACGGGGATACCCTCGCGAATATCACGCGACGATTGGGCATCCCAAAGACGACGGCGTACCGGATCCTCAATACGCTTATGACGTATCGCTTGGTGGAGCACGACGCCGGGTTAGGCGTCTACAGGCTGGGCCTCGGGCTGTTGCGAATTGCCGGTGCAGTCATTCAGTCCCTTGACCTTTTCTCCGTGAGCCGGCCCATCATGGAACAACTCAGCGCGCGGCTTCGAGAGAGCTGTAAGCTCTCGGTTCGGGACGGCGATGGAGCGCTCGTGGTGGCTGTTGTGCAGACCCCACGCAGCTACGGAGTCTCGAGCCAGGTGGGGAGTCGCTTCCCGCTCCACGCAGGGGCAGCAAGCAAGGTGATCCTGGCGCACATGCCCGAGTCTGAGCTCCAGCAGCTCGTGGAACGAGGCCTGCGGGCGTACACCTCCCAAACAATCACGGACCCGTCCAAACTGCGCCAGGTTTTGGCCGATGTACGCCGGCAGGGATGGGCTGAAGACGTAGGGGAGTACGTAGAGGGCGTGCGAGCAGTGGCAGCTCCCGTGTATGACGCCTTCGGTCGTTTGGTGGCCGCGCTTAGCGTGCCTTTCCTCGCGTCCGCGACGCCAGAGCGCGTCCTGGAAATCCGGCAGGCCGTTATCGGCGCCGCGAACCAGATTTCCGTGGAACTGGGCATACGGGGCCAGCAAACAGAAGCCGGCCGCCGTTGGGGCGGCGTCGGCCCTCCCGTCTACTAA
- a CDS encoding IS1634 family transposase: MFVRVNQQRNKDGSVRQYLQVIEAIRVNGKPRQRVIATIGRWDQPEGRARVDAILEALSQFADKLTVLNLQKDLRGEGGLTWGPVLVFRRLWEELGLARLWGWLWEETQVEFDLPEAVFAMVLNRLLDPPSRKSLVDEWLPTIWEPRFASLKLHHFYRALTYVHRFAHRVEDFLFARFTDLFNQDLELVLWDTTTVRFEGRGPEKLAQFGNAKDKRTDRRQMVVGVLLTRDGWPLAHAVYPGNLNDVTATLAIIGQLKHRFAFQKVLFVADRGAVGRRTLEALEQAGFEYIVGMRMRRVRVVRDEVIGCPGRYRVVSPALKVKEVVREGRRYILAYNPEAAEHDRQVREEVVARLRQALKEGSAGDLIRHSRYRRYLTIHRDAVEINEAAIEADARYDGKFVVLTNTNRDAAEVAQSYTHDPPSRPFLKVSLQVHAEAARAPRVARLAFPPDDAGRSRMRPTRSASQAITCAVGYGTAFWSSTDSLAA; this comes from the coding sequence ATGTTCGTGCGCGTCAACCAGCAGCGCAACAAGGACGGCTCGGTGCGCCAGTACCTGCAGGTCATCGAGGCCATCCGGGTCAACGGCAAGCCCCGCCAGCGGGTCATCGCCACCATCGGCCGCTGGGACCAGCCCGAGGGCCGGGCCCGGGTCGATGCCATCCTGGAGGCCCTCAGCCAGTTTGCCGACAAGCTCACCGTCCTCAACCTCCAGAAGGACCTCAGGGGCGAGGGCGGGCTGACGTGGGGGCCGGTGCTGGTCTTCCGGCGGCTGTGGGAGGAGCTGGGCCTGGCGCGCCTTTGGGGATGGCTTTGGGAGGAGACCCAGGTCGAGTTCGACCTGCCCGAGGCCGTCTTCGCCATGGTGCTCAACCGGCTGCTGGACCCCCCCTCCCGCAAGAGCCTGGTGGATGAGTGGCTGCCCACCATCTGGGAGCCCCGCTTTGCGAGCCTGAAGCTGCACCACTTCTACCGGGCGCTCACGTACGTGCATCGCTTTGCCCACCGGGTCGAGGACTTCTTGTTTGCCCGGTTCACCGACCTGTTCAACCAGGATCTGGAGCTCGTCCTCTGGGATACGACGACGGTGCGCTTTGAAGGCCGGGGGCCCGAGAAGCTGGCACAGTTCGGCAACGCCAAGGACAAACGCACCGACCGCCGGCAGATGGTGGTGGGGGTGCTGCTGACCCGGGACGGGTGGCCGCTGGCCCATGCCGTGTACCCTGGCAACCTCAACGACGTGACGGCCACGCTGGCCATCATCGGCCAGCTCAAGCACCGGTTTGCCTTCCAGAAGGTGCTCTTCGTGGCGGATCGGGGCGCGGTCGGGCGGCGGACCCTGGAGGCGCTGGAGCAGGCGGGCTTCGAGTACATCGTGGGCATGCGCATGCGGCGGGTCCGGGTGGTGCGGGACGAGGTCATCGGCTGCCCCGGGCGCTATCGGGTGGTGAGCCCGGCCCTGAAGGTCAAGGAAGTGGTCCGCGAAGGGCGCCGCTACATCCTGGCCTACAACCCCGAGGCGGCCGAACACGACCGGCAGGTCCGCGAAGAAGTGGTGGCCCGCCTGCGCCAGGCGCTGAAGGAGGGGAGCGCCGGTGATCTCATCCGCCACAGCCGCTACCGGCGCTACCTCACGATCCACCGGGACGCCGTGGAGATCAACGAGGCCGCCATTGAGGCGGATGCCCGCTACGACGGGAAGTTCGTGGTGCTGACCAACACGAACCGGGATGCCGCCGAGGTGGCGCAGAGCTACACCCATGATCCCCCGTCAAGACCTTTCCTCAAAGTAAGTCTTCAAGTTCACGCTGAGGCTGCGAGAGCCCCGCGCGTGGCTCGGCTGGCGTTTCCTCCGGACGACGCGGGGCGGTCCAGGATGCGTCCGACTCGATCCGCGAGCCAGGCCATCACCTGCGCGGTAGGATACGGCACCGCGTTCTGGTCGAGCACCGACAGCTTGGCCGCGTAG
- a CDS encoding IS110 family RNA-guided transposase: protein MRRYIGLDVHRDYCYAHLLEAGQGEGRRLRFPNTAEGWADFVAQLGPEDAVALEVSSGAFRFYDILADRAGQVVVVDARVMRRLGSRKRKTDRDDAKLLAERLALGTLPGVWVPPAAIRELRALVNLRRQLVEQRSRWKNQIRAVLLRHGYRAPRGLWRARRHLEQLWRLSLPEGERVWLAVALEQLRSTTEHLRAVERDIAQRVRHCRPVRQLLSIVGFHIVAAATYYAYVGDPWLALYSKWPQPAPTRTVRSGFAGHSP from the coding sequence ATGCGACGCTACATCGGGCTGGACGTGCATCGGGACTACTGCTATGCGCACCTGCTGGAAGCCGGCCAGGGCGAGGGAAGGCGCCTGCGCTTCCCCAACACGGCCGAAGGTTGGGCCGACTTCGTTGCACAGCTCGGCCCCGAGGATGCCGTGGCGCTCGAGGTGAGCAGCGGCGCCTTCCGGTTTTACGATATCTTGGCCGACCGGGCCGGGCAAGTGGTGGTGGTGGACGCCCGGGTGATGCGCCGGCTGGGCTCGCGCAAGCGCAAGACGGACCGGGACGACGCGAAGCTCTTGGCCGAGCGGCTGGCGCTGGGGACCTTGCCCGGGGTGTGGGTGCCGCCGGCGGCCATCCGGGAGCTTCGGGCGCTGGTGAATTTACGTCGCCAGCTGGTGGAGCAGCGCAGCCGGTGGAAGAACCAAATCCGGGCCGTGCTGCTGCGCCACGGCTACCGGGCTCCCCGGGGGCTGTGGCGGGCCCGCCGCCACCTAGAGCAGCTGTGGAGGCTTTCGCTTCCCGAGGGGGAGCGGGTGTGGCTGGCGGTGGCGCTGGAGCAGTTGCGCTCCACTACCGAGCACCTGCGGGCCGTGGAGCGGGACATCGCCCAGCGGGTCCGGCACTGCCGGCCGGTACGGCAGCTGTTGTCCATCGTGGGTTTTCACATCGTCGCGGCGGCCACGTACTACGCGTACGTGGGCGACCCCTGGCTGGCGTTGTACAGTAAGTGGCCACAACCCGCCCCCACCCGCACGGTGCGAAGCGGGTTTGCGGGCCATTCCCCGTAG